In one Dermatophilaceae bacterium Sec6.4 genomic region, the following are encoded:
- a CDS encoding cytochrome bc complex cytochrome b subunit, with translation MTADAQSPRPANALRDDDETSTPPKKSGGGAVGGVANWMDERTGGAKGIRHLMNKVFPDHWSFMLGEVAMYSLIILLVTGTFLTFWYVPSMGETVYNGSYVPLQGQTVSEAFASTVHISMDIRGGLLIRQIHHWAALMFVIAIMCHMFRVFFTGAFRKPREINWVIGVILFMLAMIEGFAGYSLPDDLLSGTGIRAAQGFMLSIPVLGSYISYMVFGGAFPGSAIIPRLFTVHVLLLPAILMGLFAAHMILLLVQKHTQYPGPGRTNNNIVGFKLMPVYTAKAGGFFFIVFGITALISGLFTINPIWSYGPYNPTMVTAGAQPDWYMGFADGALRITPGFFEFTLLGHTYSFNVMLGAILLIPVMFGVMGAYPFLERWVTGDTREHHILDRPRNAPTRTGLGMGFIMFYFVLLVASGNDIMAITLHLSINDITNANRVLLFVGPVIVFWITKRICMSLQRRDRDLVLHGRESGRLVRTAEGRFFEAHEELSAEKRWALVSYESHVPIAAPTATDSNGVGRRQIAKDKVRAKLSHFYFSDRIEAVTPAELAAAHHDGIAHEAIEAPQDGNLLEIEGGDEFDQHLHGGSEELSSGHAYSHPQDQEPS, from the coding sequence ATGACCGCAGACGCACAGTCCCCCCGTCCCGCCAACGCACTACGCGATGATGACGAGACCTCGACCCCACCGAAGAAATCCGGAGGTGGCGCCGTAGGCGGTGTCGCTAACTGGATGGACGAACGTACCGGTGGAGCCAAAGGCATCCGCCACCTCATGAACAAGGTCTTTCCAGACCACTGGTCGTTCATGCTCGGTGAAGTCGCCATGTACTCGCTCATCATCCTGCTCGTCACTGGGACGTTCCTGACGTTCTGGTATGTGCCCAGCATGGGTGAGACGGTCTACAACGGCTCGTATGTTCCCCTGCAGGGCCAAACAGTCAGTGAAGCATTTGCTTCGACTGTGCACATCTCGATGGACATCCGGGGTGGTCTGCTGATTCGTCAGATCCACCACTGGGCGGCTCTGATGTTCGTCATTGCGATCATGTGCCACATGTTCCGTGTCTTCTTCACCGGTGCTTTCCGTAAGCCCCGCGAAATCAACTGGGTCATCGGCGTGATCTTGTTCATGCTCGCCATGATCGAAGGATTCGCGGGCTACTCGCTGCCGGATGACCTGCTCTCAGGCACCGGTATCCGGGCCGCGCAGGGGTTCATGCTCTCCATTCCAGTGCTGGGCAGCTACATCTCGTACATGGTGTTCGGCGGAGCATTCCCCGGTTCCGCGATCATCCCTCGCCTTTTCACGGTCCACGTGCTGCTGCTGCCGGCCATCCTCATGGGTCTGTTTGCAGCGCACATGATTCTGCTACTGGTGCAGAAGCACACCCAGTACCCCGGGCCCGGCCGCACCAACAACAACATCGTCGGCTTCAAGCTGATGCCCGTCTACACGGCCAAGGCCGGTGGCTTCTTCTTCATCGTCTTCGGGATCACGGCTCTCATCTCGGGGCTGTTCACGATCAACCCGATCTGGTCCTACGGGCCGTACAACCCGACGATGGTCACCGCCGGCGCGCAGCCTGACTGGTACATGGGATTCGCTGACGGCGCACTGCGCATCACGCCGGGATTCTTCGAGTTCACCTTGCTCGGGCACACATACAGCTTCAACGTGATGCTGGGCGCGATCTTGTTGATTCCGGTGATGTTCGGAGTCATGGGTGCCTATCCGTTCCTTGAGCGGTGGGTCACCGGGGACACCCGCGAACACCACATTCTGGACCGACCGCGCAACGCTCCGACCCGCACGGGTCTCGGAATGGGTTTCATCATGTTCTACTTCGTGCTGCTGGTGGCGTCTGGTAACGACATCATGGCAATTACGTTGCACTTATCCATCAACGACATCACCAATGCGAACCGGGTGTTGTTGTTCGTCGGTCCGGTCATCGTCTTCTGGATCACAAAACGGATCTGTATGTCGTTGCAACGTCGTGATCGGGACCTGGTGTTGCACGGCAGAGAATCGGGTCGTCTGGTTCGGACCGCCGAAGGCCGCTTCTTCGAAGCACACGAGGAATTGTCGGCAGAGAAGCGCTGGGCGCTTGTCTCCTACGAGTCACATGTGCCTATTGCAGCTCCGACCGCAACCGATTCCAACGGTGTCGGCCGTCGTCAGATCGCCAAGGACAAGGTGCGGGCCAAGTTGTCGCACTTCTACTTCAGTGATCGGATAGAAGCGGTCACGCCCGCTGAGCTCGCAGCAGCCCACCACGATGGCATCGCACATGAGGCTATCGAGGCACCCCAGGATGGCAACCTCCTGGAGATCGAGGGCGGCGACGAGTTCGACCAGCACCTGCACGGTGGTTCCGAGGAGCTTTCCTCAGGCCACGCGTATTCCCACCCGCAAGACCAGGAACCTTCCTGA